The Raoultibacter phocaeensis genome includes a window with the following:
- a CDS encoding 4Fe-4S dicluster domain-containing protein, with amino-acid sequence MDVRVYHFSATGTTERIATAVGRALDEDARVVALAEHELLAHTDALDLIDAEARDAQTDAACAVFAVPVFAGRVPRAAAEAIGRFHGNGTCAASIVVYGNRDFDDALLELNDLLERQGFAVQASAAFVAQHSMLPTVAAGRPDAADLAEAESFARSIAEKLATLDASGSNRAAAPCVPGNRPYKEAPAAGWVPEVSGDCTRCGICAERCPAQAIPHDTPNTTGEACFECMRCAMVCPEGARGLPGPVAAMIAEKLGPIAEVRKPNRVWL; translated from the coding sequence ATGGATGTACGGGTCTACCATTTCAGCGCCACGGGAACAACCGAGCGCATTGCTACCGCTGTCGGCCGAGCACTCGACGAGGATGCCCGCGTCGTCGCACTTGCCGAGCACGAACTGCTCGCACATACCGACGCGCTCGATCTTATCGATGCCGAAGCGCGCGATGCGCAGACGGATGCCGCTTGTGCGGTGTTCGCCGTTCCGGTGTTTGCGGGAAGGGTTCCCCGCGCAGCCGCTGAAGCGATCGGGCGCTTCCACGGAAACGGCACGTGCGCTGCAAGCATCGTCGTATACGGCAACCGCGATTTCGACGATGCGCTTCTCGAGCTGAACGACCTGCTCGAACGCCAGGGGTTCGCCGTGCAGGCGTCGGCCGCTTTCGTGGCGCAGCATTCCATGCTCCCGACCGTTGCCGCAGGACGACCCGATGCCGCTGATCTGGCCGAAGCGGAGTCGTTTGCCCGCAGCATCGCCGAAAAGCTCGCGACGCTCGATGCCAGCGGATCGAACCGGGCCGCCGCGCCGTGCGTTCCCGGCAACCGTCCGTACAAAGAGGCTCCCGCTGCAGGCTGGGTGCCCGAGGTGTCCGGAGATTGCACGCGCTGCGGCATCTGCGCCGAACGCTGCCCCGCTCAGGCCATCCCGCACGACACCCCGAACACGACAGGCGAAGCATGTTTCGAATGCATGCGCTGCGCGATGGTGTGCCCCGAAGGCGCCCGTGGCCTGCCTGGCCCGGTTGCAGCCATGATCGCCGAAAAGCTCGGTCCGATCGCCGAGGTGCGCAAGCCGAACCGCGTGTGGCTATAG
- a CDS encoding rhodanese-like domain-containing protein, with amino-acid sequence MNRALLAALYTAGVASICILCGCAPSDAAEASARSGDPIAPLSSSLTAEEAQRIIDAGDVTVVDVRTKAEYNEAHIPGALSVPFEEIGTNKLGMLPDSHATILVYCRTGVQSKLAAGKLAAIGYTDVRDIGGIRDWSGSTESSS; translated from the coding sequence ATGAACAGGGCCTTGCTTGCAGCGCTGTACACGGCCGGAGTTGCATCGATATGCATACTCTGCGGATGCGCGCCGAGTGATGCGGCAGAGGCTTCGGCTCGATCCGGCGATCCCATAGCTCCGCTTTCGAGCAGTCTTACCGCCGAAGAGGCGCAGCGCATCATCGATGCCGGCGATGTGACCGTTGTCGACGTGCGCACGAAAGCCGAGTACAACGAGGCCCATATTCCCGGGGCTCTTTCGGTACCGTTCGAGGAGATCGGAACCAACAAGCTCGGCATGCTCCCCGATTCCCACGCGACGATTCTCGTATACTGCCGCACCGGCGTGCAGAGCAAGCTTGCGGCGGGCAAGCTTGCAGCTATCGGCTACACCGATGTCCGCGATATCGGAGGCATCCGCGATTGGTCGGGCTCGACGGAGAGCTCTTCGTAG
- a CDS encoding molybdopterin-dependent oxidoreductase — MEKSEGIKVPHEKPYRYQEGEYTVTRGSAWSGPGCHLGCGVLLYTDKDDKLVKVEGDPENPFTQGRLCVRCLDMPEIVNHEDRLKYPMKRAREDRGKNKWERITWDEAYDITVEEFTKIKETYGAESVVFIHGTGRDIAPWQSRLCWSFGSPNYGNVLSGNACYLPRVAGMAATTGSFWVADVSQHYIDRYDNPDWVMPEVMFIWGNNPIIANSDGFFGHWVIDLMKMGMKTVVIDPRVTFLAARSDLHLPIRPGTDAALALGMLNVIINEEIYDKEFVDLWCYGFDELKERVQEFPPDRVAEITWIPEEKIVKAARMLAECKPATLQWGLAIDMTREAIPAGQAIAALFQITGNVDNPGGMVPPAEIMAYSGGWGRDLLPPEQEPKRLGLDRYKLLQMGFKQSSPDVLIETMETGDPYEIHGAHFQTTNGLACMAADPQRVYKAFSKCDFIVSVDLFMTPTIMALADVVMPAATFAERNGIRVGDGSQRGEVINKVTQIGECKSDMQINLELGKRLNPEAWPWETPEEMFTELLKPTGYTYEELREVAPVYLPVEYYKYKSGKMRNDGKPGFQTATGRIELWSTFYNAAELDPLPYFEEPDPGPGSTPELFEQYPLVLTTGARNWNYFHSEHRQIERLRKLHPDPVVQVHPDKLKELGMVDGEWVWIENQNGRAKIRIEETPILTDPRIVACDHAWWMPEADPEKFFDVFEYNINNLMVYSPGKSGFGSNYKTSICKLYKIEDGE; from the coding sequence ATGGAAAAATCAGAAGGCATCAAAGTCCCCCATGAGAAGCCGTATCGTTACCAGGAGGGCGAGTACACGGTAACGCGCGGAAGCGCATGGTCGGGTCCTGGGTGCCATCTCGGCTGCGGCGTGCTGCTCTATACCGATAAGGACGACAAGCTCGTCAAAGTCGAGGGCGACCCCGAAAATCCGTTCACCCAGGGACGCTTGTGTGTCCGTTGCTTGGACATGCCCGAGATCGTCAACCATGAGGATCGGCTCAAATACCCGATGAAGCGCGCTCGCGAAGATCGCGGGAAAAACAAGTGGGAGCGCATCACGTGGGACGAGGCCTACGACATCACCGTTGAGGAATTCACCAAGATCAAAGAGACGTACGGGGCCGAATCGGTCGTGTTCATCCATGGCACCGGCCGCGACATCGCACCGTGGCAATCGCGTTTGTGCTGGTCATTCGGTTCTCCGAATTACGGAAACGTGCTTTCGGGCAACGCGTGCTACCTGCCTCGTGTGGCAGGTATGGCGGCAACGACCGGATCGTTCTGGGTAGCCGACGTTTCCCAGCACTACATCGACCGTTACGACAACCCCGATTGGGTCATGCCCGAGGTTATGTTCATCTGGGGCAACAACCCGATCATCGCGAACTCCGACGGCTTTTTCGGCCACTGGGTTATCGACCTTATGAAGATGGGCATGAAAACGGTTGTAATCGATCCGCGCGTCACGTTCCTTGCGGCCCGCTCCGATCTGCATCTGCCGATCCGTCCCGGTACCGATGCGGCGCTTGCGCTCGGCATGCTCAACGTCATCATCAACGAGGAGATCTACGATAAGGAATTCGTCGATCTGTGGTGCTACGGGTTCGACGAGCTCAAAGAGCGCGTGCAAGAGTTCCCGCCCGACAGGGTCGCCGAGATCACCTGGATCCCCGAAGAGAAGATCGTGAAAGCCGCCCGCATGCTCGCCGAGTGCAAGCCCGCAACGCTTCAGTGGGGTCTTGCTATCGACATGACGAGAGAAGCCATTCCCGCAGGTCAGGCAATTGCTGCCCTCTTCCAGATCACCGGTAACGTGGACAACCCGGGCGGCATGGTGCCTCCTGCTGAAATCATGGCGTACTCCGGTGGCTGGGGCCGCGATCTTCTGCCTCCCGAGCAGGAGCCCAAGCGTCTCGGCCTCGATCGCTACAAGCTGCTCCAGATGGGCTTCAAGCAGTCTTCGCCCGACGTGCTCATCGAAACGATGGAGACAGGCGATCCGTACGAGATTCACGGCGCGCACTTCCAGACCACCAACGGCCTTGCCTGCATGGCTGCCGATCCTCAGCGCGTGTACAAGGCGTTCAGCAAGTGCGATTTCATCGTTTCGGTCGACCTGTTCATGACGCCGACGATCATGGCGCTTGCCGATGTGGTCATGCCCGCGGCGACGTTCGCCGAGCGCAACGGCATTCGCGTAGGCGACGGTTCGCAGCGCGGCGAGGTCATCAACAAAGTTACGCAGATCGGCGAGTGTAAATCCGATATGCAGATCAACCTTGAGCTCGGCAAGCGCTTGAACCCTGAAGCGTGGCCGTGGGAGACCCCCGAAGAGATGTTCACCGAACTTCTGAAGCCGACCGGCTACACCTACGAGGAACTGCGAGAAGTAGCTCCGGTGTATCTGCCCGTCGAGTACTACAAGTACAAGAGCGGCAAGATGCGCAACGACGGAAAGCCGGGCTTCCAGACAGCGACCGGCCGCATCGAGCTGTGGTCGACATTCTACAACGCCGCCGAGCTCGATCCGTTGCCGTACTTCGAAGAACCCGATCCCGGTCCCGGTTCCACGCCCGAGCTGTTCGAGCAGTACCCGCTCGTGCTGACGACCGGCGCCCGCAATTGGAATTACTTCCACTCGGAGCACCGCCAGATCGAGCGTTTGCGCAAGCTGCATCCCGACCCGGTTGTCCAGGTGCATCCCGATAAGCTCAAAGAACTCGGCATGGTCGATGGTGAATGGGTGTGGATCGAGAACCAGAACGGCCGCGCCAAGATCAGGATCGAGGAAACGCCCATCCTCACCGATCCGCGCATCGTCGCCTGCGACCATGCATGGTGGATGCCTGAGGCCGACCCCGAGAAGTTCTTCGATGTGTTCGAGTACAACATCAACAACCTTATGGTGTACAGCCCGGGCAAGAGCGGATTCGGTTCGAACTACAAGACGAGCATCTGCAAGCTCTACAAGATCGAGGACGGTGAGTGA
- a CDS encoding 4Fe-4S binding protein — MTKYGILIDYEWCTGCHTCEFACQMEHQYPVGQTGILVNEIGPWKIEEDVWQLSYMPVPTDQCDLCAARTEMGKLPTCVSHCQAKCMEYGTLEELSAKLAEKPKQAVFALS, encoded by the coding sequence ATGACGAAATACGGTATTCTGATTGATTACGAGTGGTGCACGGGATGCCACACCTGCGAGTTCGCTTGCCAGATGGAGCACCAGTACCCGGTAGGGCAGACCGGCATCCTCGTCAACGAGATCGGCCCGTGGAAGATCGAGGAAGACGTGTGGCAGCTTTCATACATGCCGGTACCGACCGACCAGTGCGATCTGTGCGCCGCACGCACCGAGATGGGCAAGCTTCCCACGTGCGTTTCGCACTGCCAGGCGAAGTGTATGGAATACGGCACGCTCGAGGAGCTTTCCGCGAAGCTGGCCGAAAAGCCGAAGCAGGCGGTATTCGCCCTCAGCTAG